The genomic interval AGTGGCAGAGACGGTCGTCAGGCTCTGGATGGAAGTGGATGTGACGGTAATGGTGGTGTAGTTGGTCGACCAGATGGTGAGCTTCTTGCCCTCTCTCGATGGATCCTGAGCCTCCCGCTTAACGAGGTCCCCAGCCTCGAATTCTTCGCCCAAGCTGCCATCCAGACCCTCGACTTCCATGTTGAGGAGATCGGCATCGATGGCACTGTCAAAAATCCAAAATTTCCAAGTGTCAGATTTTCTTATGTTTATTACCATTATGAGGCTTTGTTAATAGGAGTGCCTGTCCCACATTGATCAGACATGGCATGCATGAATTTTTCACCTAGCAGTCCAGGATAAAATACAACAGCACCTTTTTCATGGGTTTCCAGACCTGCAATGCTGGAATGATAATTCATAAGCCTGATACCTTTGAATAGTAACAGGTGTGGAGAACAAATGTTGTGTGCATACAGTAAGGGTGGCTGTTGACCTGAGgtatagaaaaaattattttcatacctGCATCCAAAAGCTTCTTTAGACCCATCTATACGTGGTTTCCGAGTTCatcatttatataattcttatagtAGTAGAATTAGTATTAGTAGGTAGCATTAGCAGTAGTGGTAGTAGAGGCAGTATAAGCGGTAGCACAGGCATTGGCAGCAGTGTGAGTGATACCAGAAGCAATGGCAGCAGTATAAGTGATGGCAGAGGCAGTAGCAGTAGCACAAGCATTACAGTAATGGTAGCAGAGGCATTACAATAGTAATAGCAGAATCAGTAAAAGTGTCATCAGGGACAGCCGCAGCAGCAGAAGGAAGCAGAGTCAGCACCTCTGTTCTAATGCAAGAGACCCCAACCCAGGAGAAGGGACGAGGAGGCACTCACGAAGGCATCACCCTCTTCTTGCGACCTTGACAGGCGCCCTGGGCAGCCTGGCTAGCAGTGCTGAAGCAAGTGGTAAGTCCCGTGATGGTGACTGTCGTGAGCTTGGTGACCTGGGTGGTGGAGTAATAGGCGAAGATCCTCCCTGTCCGGGCATCATCTTCATCAGCGTCCTCTGCCTCAGCTGCCCGGGCGGAACCCAGGAACAGGCCCCCGCCCACGATGGCCACCGTCAGTAGCAAGTTGAGGAAAGGTCTCTTCGCCATCTGTATTTTGGGGGAGAGGAGTGTCGTCAGTGACTGAGGATACGTTGCAAAGAATTGAATGGGAATAATTAACTGAGGCCATAGGCCAGGCGCTGGGATttactatgaggtcattctgcacgggaagggaaactgagagtagagaggtttgaaaagcgtaacaggaggaaaacctattttgcagttgcattatgaaaaagttgttaggagagggtggatagcaagatgtaagagacataaacggaggtacagcaaaaggaatgaaagggttgcagctgggggccaaaaggacgctgcagagaaccttgagtaatgcataCTACATACCGCGTGAGGAGCACTGAGGGGCCTTATAACCCCCTTCGAGACTGAAGAGTGTGGAAGGCATTCTCACAGGATTCTCCTCGAAAGGGTAAGTTATTCATCAAGAGCGCCTCTTTAACACATAAAGAATTACGCTGCTAATGAGACGTAATGAAGTCAAAGACTTGTCATTTATAATTAGCTTTTTTTGAAACGGGTAAGTTGTTCACTCTGAAAGTGTACCGAAGGGTCTGTTCATCTGTTCTcccaattcttatttatttatttatttatttatttatttattcatattgttctatctcttctcctgacttttcTGACCTTGATCTTGACCTCCGAAATAAGCGACacaatgatatatctatatatatatctatatattatatcatataaataaataatatatcccccccatatataatatatatatatgtatatatatatatatatatatatatatatatataatatacatagaattaataaaaaaattgtagaaCTACTTAACCAAATGGTTTCAAATTGTCTTCCGAGATAACGGGGATGAATTTTGATAATCGatgttattcaaagaaaaatttttatgttttccaaTGTTGAAATGATCAGATAATGGACTCATAGACGTATTTCTATAACTACCGATTCGTGCACGCATCTGTCGCCCGTAAAGATACGAAATTGATTGATATAATATACTGGAGGCTGGCGTCGCATTCTAAGAGAACTCCTCGTTCACATTCGTCAACGTTTTCACATTCACATAATGCATCGAATTTTTTGTCACATACACTgagaatttgttttcttttatattcacaaacatcaagCAGCAAATGTCGTTTAAGATAAGTTCACACAacatttagggcaaaggccaagcgctgggacctctgaggttacaggaggaaaacctaatagctgcaaaagaaataattattaagagagggtagaaagctggaagaaagaacatgaaaagaggtgcagtaaaaggaatgaaaggggttgcacctaggggccgaaggaacgctgcaaagggatgcctacagtgcaccgcatgaggtgcactgccggCACTACCCCCAACGGAATGTTTATTTTGCGTTTGAGTGAATTTGACATCAAAcgttatttgtagcttaatgtctaTGGGACAGAAGTGATAATTCTAAATCCCATATCACTGGATTTATCATCTTTAGAgccttcacgagagagagagagagagagagagagagagagagagagagagagagaattccctatTCGTCACTGATCACTGACCTCGACGCAGTCTGCAAATATGGGAGGATGCGTTCGCTCTGAAAGACCCCTTCCTTTTTATATATGGCGCTGGGCTGGCTCTTCCCTTTTCGAAGGATTTCGTCGCCTTTTtactctcttcttccttcctctccttTCCACTCTTATCCGGGAAGGTTACGTACCATAATTTTCCTCGCGTCGAGTTTTCCTATGTCGAGCGGTATAACTTTCGTGggcttttcatatttctttgtcgaatttttcttctttccttatattttttgGGGTCTAAAATGAATTTCCCGTTTAAGTCTATGCTGGATATGTTAATTTATTTCCTTTGCTTCGTATTGCTATTATTAGTCCTTTTTACTATTCATTCGTTTTCCTCTAATTCAATGTCGTACTCTTGAGGAAAATGAATCGGTATCTGGAGAGCAGAGCGCTGGTAGGAACTAAACCTTTATTAGCCTACGTGACATTTTAAGCTGAAGAATAATGTAACATGACTCATTTTTATGTTACAGGATTAGCTGTTTTGTTTTGCGATGTctaaaatttattaattattgttttctgtTTCTACACTGGAAGTTTTTTGGTTGGTAATTCTgaaatgttttcattcttttattaacacacattatatatatatatatatatatatatatatatatatatatatatgtatgcatatgtatatatatatataatatatatatatatatatatatatatatatatatatatatatatatatgaatgtaacttTAACCTTTTTC from Macrobrachium nipponense isolate FS-2020 chromosome 28, ASM1510439v2, whole genome shotgun sequence carries:
- the LOC135201309 gene encoding uncharacterized protein LOC135201309 is translated as MAKRPFLNLLLTVAIVGGGLFLGSARAAEAEDADEDDARTGRIFAYYSTTQVTKLTTVTITGLTTCFSTASQAAQGACQGRKKRVMPSAIDADLLNMEVEGLDGSLGEEFEAGDLVKREAQDPSREGKKLTIWSTNYTTITVTSTSIQSLTTVSATALCTYPNQSQTCFGG